The Kosakonia sacchari SP1 genome includes a window with the following:
- a CDS encoding glycoside hydrolase family 1 protein: protein MSVFPKDFLWGGAIAANQAEGAWNEDGKGPSIADVVRGGIASGKHDAVIDPNLYYASHQAIDFYHRYKEDVALFAEMGFKCFRTSIAWSRIFPRGDETTPNKAGLAFYDSLFDELRKYGIEPVITLSHYETPLALYQEYGGWQNRQLIDFFSRYCETVFRRYKGKVKYWMTFNELNNMNRMPFATGAVDADAGAQAIWQANHHQFVANALANKLCHEIIPEAKIGCMLSLSTVYPATSNPQDIFSTMQLRRRSLFFSDVMMFGQYPAFAPRLFRELGVKLEIAEGDLQLLADYPSDYLGFSYYRSVLHQAGGQFRIDTGGTAGLDNPYLEKTEWGWPIDPQGFRIVCNELADRYRKPLFIVENGYGGVDEPDASGQINDDARIDYGRRHIEAMAQAIDDGCDIMGYTWWGPIDIVSAGTGEMKKRYGFIYVDKDNDGRGTLTRSKKKSFIWYQQVIASNGEVL from the coding sequence ATGTCTGTTTTTCCCAAAGATTTTTTATGGGGCGGCGCGATTGCCGCCAACCAGGCGGAAGGGGCGTGGAACGAAGACGGCAAAGGGCCGTCTATCGCCGATGTGGTACGCGGCGGCATCGCCTCCGGCAAACATGATGCGGTGATTGATCCCAATCTTTACTATGCCAGCCATCAAGCGATAGATTTCTATCACCGCTACAAAGAGGACGTGGCGCTGTTCGCCGAAATGGGTTTTAAATGCTTTCGCACATCAATTGCCTGGTCGCGCATTTTCCCGCGCGGCGATGAAACCACGCCCAACAAAGCGGGTTTAGCGTTTTATGATTCGCTGTTCGATGAGCTGCGAAAGTATGGCATTGAGCCGGTTATCACCCTCTCGCACTACGAAACGCCGCTGGCGCTGTATCAGGAGTATGGCGGCTGGCAGAACCGCCAGTTGATTGACTTTTTTAGCCGCTACTGCGAAACGGTATTTCGCCGCTACAAAGGCAAGGTCAAATACTGGATGACCTTCAACGAACTGAATAACATGAACCGTATGCCTTTCGCCACCGGCGCGGTGGATGCCGATGCCGGTGCGCAGGCGATCTGGCAGGCCAATCATCACCAGTTTGTCGCTAACGCCTTGGCCAACAAGTTGTGCCACGAGATTATCCCTGAGGCGAAAATCGGCTGCATGTTGTCGCTGAGCACCGTCTACCCGGCAACCAGCAATCCGCAAGACATCTTCTCCACCATGCAGTTGCGCCGCCGTTCGCTGTTCTTCTCCGATGTGATGATGTTCGGGCAATACCCGGCGTTTGCGCCGCGTCTGTTCCGCGAACTGGGCGTAAAACTGGAAATTGCCGAAGGCGATCTGCAACTGCTGGCCGATTACCCTTCAGACTATCTTGGCTTTAGCTACTACCGCAGCGTGCTGCACCAGGCGGGCGGTCAGTTCCGCATTGATACCGGCGGCACCGCCGGGCTGGACAACCCCTATCTGGAGAAAACCGAATGGGGCTGGCCAATTGACCCGCAAGGTTTTCGCATCGTCTGTAATGAGCTGGCGGATCGCTACCGTAAGCCGCTGTTCATTGTTGAAAACGGTTATGGCGGCGTGGATGAACCGGACGCCAGCGGGCAAATTAACGATGACGCCCGCATCGATTATGGTCGGCGACACATCGAGGCCATGGCGCAAGCGATTGACGATGGCTGCGACATTATGGGCTACACGTGGTGGGGGCCAATCGACATTGTCAGCGCCGGGACGGGTGAGATGAAAAAACGCTACGGCTTTATCTATGTCGACAAGGACAACGACGGCCGAGGTACGCTCACGCGCAGTAAGAAGAAGAGTTTTATCTGGTATCAACAGGTTATCGCCAGCAATGGCGAAGTGCTGTAA
- a CDS encoding glycoside hydrolase family 1 protein — protein MAFSKAFPEGFLWGGATAANQLEGAWNVGGKGLSVSDVYTFDSSTPRERWLDQWLGMTHAQIREAQDPHSQKYYPKRKGNDFYHRFKEDIALFAGMGFKCFRMSIAWTRIFPRGDETTPNEAGLKFYDEVFDTLLAHGIEPIVSLSHYEMPLALVTDYGGWPNRQLVDFYVRFATTVFTRYRKKVKYWMTFNEINCVKHHPYVSVGVIEEDNPHLEQEKYQGAHHQFVASALATKACHNIIPGSQVGCMISYQMLYPHTCHPDDLQACEEMQRVSLFFSDVQAHGYYPAYTDRMLAEKGVTLQKVVGDDEILRQHPVDFVSFSYYMSSTVSAHPETLEGTEGNLVTGGIRNPHLPTSQWGWQIDPKGLRLALNQLYDRYQKPLFIAENGLGAVDTVNPDGSIDDDYRIDYLRQHVEQMKEAIVDGVDLFGYTWWGPIDVVSAGTAQISKRYGFIYVDQDDMGNGTQARSLKKSYHWYKKLIASNGEDLAD, from the coding sequence ATGGCATTTTCGAAAGCATTTCCGGAAGGGTTTTTATGGGGTGGCGCAACCGCCGCCAACCAACTGGAAGGCGCGTGGAATGTAGGCGGCAAAGGGCTTTCCGTCTCGGATGTTTACACTTTTGATAGCAGCACGCCGCGTGAGCGCTGGCTCGATCAGTGGCTGGGAATGACCCACGCGCAGATACGGGAAGCGCAGGATCCGCACAGCCAAAAATATTATCCGAAGCGCAAAGGCAACGACTTTTACCACCGTTTTAAAGAAGATATCGCGCTGTTTGCCGGCATGGGTTTCAAATGCTTCCGCATGTCTATCGCCTGGACGCGCATCTTCCCGCGCGGCGATGAAACCACGCCTAACGAAGCGGGGCTTAAATTTTACGATGAGGTATTCGACACGCTGCTGGCGCACGGCATAGAGCCGATTGTGTCACTCTCGCACTATGAAATGCCGCTGGCGCTGGTGACCGATTACGGCGGCTGGCCGAACCGCCAGTTGGTAGATTTCTATGTGCGTTTCGCTACCACGGTATTTACCCGTTATCGGAAGAAAGTGAAGTACTGGATGACCTTTAACGAGATCAACTGCGTGAAGCATCACCCGTATGTCAGCGTGGGCGTGATCGAAGAGGACAACCCGCATCTGGAGCAGGAGAAATACCAGGGCGCGCATCATCAGTTTGTCGCCAGTGCCCTTGCAACCAAAGCCTGCCATAACATTATCCCCGGCTCGCAGGTCGGCTGCATGATCAGCTACCAGATGCTCTACCCGCACACCTGCCACCCGGATGATTTGCAGGCGTGCGAAGAAATGCAGCGCGTGTCGCTGTTCTTCAGCGATGTGCAGGCGCATGGTTATTACCCCGCCTACACCGACCGCATGCTGGCCGAAAAAGGCGTAACGCTGCAAAAAGTGGTCGGCGATGATGAGATCCTGCGCCAGCACCCGGTGGATTTCGTCTCCTTTAGTTACTACATGTCGAGCACCGTCAGCGCACATCCGGAAACGCTGGAAGGCACAGAAGGCAACCTGGTCACCGGCGGCATTCGCAACCCGCATCTGCCCACCAGCCAGTGGGGCTGGCAAATCGATCCGAAAGGGCTGCGCCTGGCGCTCAATCAGCTCTATGACCGTTACCAGAAACCGCTGTTTATTGCCGAAAACGGCCTCGGCGCGGTGGACACCGTTAACCCGGATGGATCCATCGATGACGATTACCGCATCGATTATCTGCGCCAGCACGTTGAGCAGATGAAAGAGGCCATCGTCGATGGCGTGGATCTCTTCGGTTACACCTGGTGGGGGCCCATTGATGTGGTTAGCGCGGGCACGGCGCAAATCTCCAAACGCTACGGCTTTATCTATGTCGACCAGGATGATATGGGCAACGGCACGCAGGCGCGTTCGCTGAAGAAAAGCTACCACTGGTATAAAAAACTGATCGCCTCGAACGGCGAAGACTTAGCCGATTAA
- a CDS encoding beta-glucoside-specific PTS transporter subunit IIABC, which yields MNYQDTAQQIINKIGGKGNILSLFHCITRLRFLLKDKDKADRAALEALDGVIGVNISGDQYQLIIGNDVAPLCDALLAKLPGVSATSAAKSEKRRNPVSVVLEGLSSIFSPIIPAIAGAGILKGVLALMVAMHWLETSNQTYQILLAISDGVFYFMPLALAFSAAGKFGANPYVAIALAAALFHPAIQTLFKSGAAVTFMSLPVPTVNYASTVIPILLAVWLLSRVEKLIDRLMPGVLKTMFVPLLSLVIVTPITLIAIGPLGIFAGNALSSGIIWLVENAGVVAGVVVGGTLSMIIITGMHYVLVPIMINNISTMGFDPFKILFYVANLGQAGAAFGVFLRARDKKLKSLALSTSFSAVMGITEPAMYGINIRYKRPFAAALIGGACGGGFAMAMGVKTYAFALSGLPGLPALVGPTFMWALVSIAISFVCAAVVTVVLGFEETVVAGVSPMPVARSEEKLFAPVSGELKPLNTLSDPVFADEIFGKGIAIYPTSGELRSPVNGTVESLFETHHALALQSDTGAEILIHIGIDTVKLGGKHFTSHITAGQNVEVGDLLVSFDLAALQATGIDPSVIVVVTNSEQYGDISPVKANGDVASRDAFLTLTASAA from the coding sequence ATGAACTATCAGGATACCGCGCAGCAGATAATCAACAAGATCGGCGGCAAGGGCAATATTCTGTCACTGTTTCACTGCATCACCCGTTTGCGTTTCTTACTGAAAGATAAGGACAAAGCCGATCGCGCCGCGCTGGAAGCGCTGGATGGCGTGATTGGCGTAAACATTTCCGGCGATCAGTATCAGCTCATCATCGGCAATGATGTCGCACCGCTGTGCGACGCCTTGCTGGCGAAATTACCGGGTGTTTCCGCCACCAGCGCAGCAAAATCCGAAAAACGCCGCAACCCGGTGTCGGTGGTACTGGAGGGGTTATCCAGTATCTTCTCGCCAATCATTCCGGCGATTGCCGGAGCTGGTATCTTAAAAGGCGTGCTGGCACTGATGGTGGCCATGCACTGGCTGGAAACCAGTAATCAGACGTATCAAATCCTGCTCGCCATCAGCGATGGCGTGTTCTACTTTATGCCGCTGGCGCTGGCCTTCAGCGCGGCGGGTAAGTTTGGCGCGAACCCCTATGTGGCCATTGCGCTGGCTGCCGCCCTCTTCCACCCGGCGATTCAGACACTGTTTAAATCCGGCGCAGCGGTCACCTTCATGAGCCTGCCAGTACCAACGGTGAACTACGCCTCCACGGTAATCCCGATTCTGCTCGCTGTCTGGCTGCTTAGCCGGGTGGAAAAGCTGATAGATCGCCTGATGCCCGGCGTGCTGAAAACCATGTTTGTGCCGTTGTTAAGCCTGGTTATCGTCACGCCCATTACCTTGATTGCCATCGGCCCGCTGGGTATTTTCGCCGGGAACGCGCTCTCCAGCGGCATTATCTGGCTGGTGGAAAACGCAGGCGTTGTGGCGGGCGTGGTGGTTGGCGGCACGCTGTCGATGATCATCATCACCGGTATGCACTACGTGCTGGTGCCCATTATGATCAACAACATCAGCACCATGGGTTTTGACCCGTTCAAAATACTTTTCTATGTCGCCAACCTCGGCCAGGCGGGCGCGGCATTTGGCGTGTTCCTGCGCGCCCGCGATAAGAAGCTGAAATCACTGGCATTAAGTACCAGTTTCAGCGCCGTGATGGGCATTACCGAACCGGCGATGTACGGCATCAACATTCGCTATAAACGCCCATTTGCCGCAGCGCTTATTGGCGGTGCCTGCGGCGGCGGTTTTGCCATGGCGATGGGTGTCAAAACCTACGCCTTCGCGCTGAGCGGTTTGCCCGGTCTGCCGGCGCTGGTTGGCCCGACGTTTATGTGGGCGCTGGTCAGCATCGCCATCTCTTTTGTCTGCGCGGCGGTTGTCACCGTGGTACTGGGTTTTGAAGAAACCGTCGTGGCAGGCGTTAGCCCAATGCCGGTGGCACGCAGCGAAGAGAAACTCTTCGCGCCGGTCAGCGGCGAACTGAAACCGCTTAATACTCTGAGCGATCCAGTATTTGCCGATGAAATTTTCGGTAAAGGGATCGCCATTTATCCCACCAGCGGCGAGCTGCGTTCTCCGGTCAACGGCACGGTGGAATCCCTGTTTGAAACGCATCACGCGCTGGCGCTGCAAAGCGATACCGGGGCAGAGATCCTGATTCATATCGGCATCGATACGGTGAAACTCGGCGGCAAACACTTCACCAGCCACATAACTGCCGGGCAAAACGTGGAAGTCGGTGATTTGCTGGTGAGCTTCGATCTGGCGGCATTGCAGGCCACAGGCATCGATCCCAGCGTGATTGTGGTGGTCACCAACAGCGAACAATACGGCGATATCAGCCCGGTAAAAGCCAATGGCGATGTCGCCAGCCGGGACGCATTTCTCACACTGACCGCAAGCGCGGCGTAA
- the licT gene encoding BglG family transcription antiterminator LicT: protein MLVKQILNNNVVSAIDEHGFEVILTGRGLGFNTQSGARVDAQAIEKIFHLQDSQVSARFKDLVSEVPVEIVQLTADIVALARSTLAHKLSEGLYVTLADHLHFALQRTEKNEVLPNPLEWEVRHFYTDEYAIGRQALGMIVARTGTLLPDSEACSIALHIVNAGLNDTMGKTTKITRLIYQLQNIVKYFFTLPLDEHSLNYQRFITHLKFFAQRVIDGVVLNNDDEELFAMVQRRYQTTLKCVDAINEFVGKNYHHTMSNSEKLYLTVHIENVVQRIES, encoded by the coding sequence ATGCTGGTCAAACAAATATTAAATAATAACGTTGTCAGCGCCATTGATGAGCATGGCTTTGAGGTTATTCTGACCGGGCGCGGCTTAGGGTTTAATACTCAAAGCGGTGCGCGCGTCGATGCGCAAGCCATCGAAAAAATATTCCATTTGCAGGACTCACAAGTCTCCGCACGTTTTAAAGATCTGGTCAGTGAAGTGCCGGTGGAAATAGTGCAACTCACCGCCGATATCGTCGCGCTTGCGCGTTCTACGCTTGCGCATAAATTAAGTGAAGGCCTGTACGTGACGCTGGCTGATCATTTGCACTTTGCCCTGCAACGCACAGAAAAAAATGAAGTTTTACCCAATCCGTTAGAGTGGGAAGTGCGCCATTTCTATACCGACGAGTACGCCATTGGCCGCCAGGCTCTCGGTATGATTGTCGCGCGTACCGGCACACTATTACCCGACAGCGAAGCCTGTAGTATTGCGCTACATATTGTGAATGCCGGGCTGAACGATACGATGGGTAAAACCACAAAAATCACACGGCTTATTTATCAGTTACAGAATATCGTTAAGTACTTTTTCACCCTGCCGCTCGACGAGCACAGTCTGAATTACCAGCGTTTCATTACCCATTTAAAGTTTTTTGCCCAACGGGTAATTGATGGCGTGGTGTTAAATAATGACGACGAAGAGTTATTCGCGATGGTGCAGCGTCGTTATCAAACCACCCTGAAATGCGTTGACGCGATTAACGAATTTGTCGGCAAAAATTATCACCACACGATGAGCAATTCGGAAAAACTCTACCTGACCGTGCATATCGAAAATGTAGTGCAACGGATAGAGTCGTAA
- a CDS encoding alpha/beta hydrolase, with the protein MSTWHLVDPELRPALQSWTPSTLNADALPAIREQRQQAALQAMHLDDGLSLMMHEKHIAGASGEPAVRVVVIAPTTRRANRMGILHLHGGGHLFGSPEQSLSLTRPTAARHDCVVVSVDYRLSPETRFPGSLNDGYAALVWMAENAAQLGIDVNNIGLMGDSAGAGVAAALALLARDRGGPQLAFQNLMFPMLDDRTVVEAERNPVTGEFIWTRENNAFGWRALLGCEPGSVDVSAYAAPARADDLAGLPPTWIGVGTLDLFLDEDMVYAQRLIRAGVEVELNVWPGAYHGFNSDPQASIAQRARETRQNWLARFNR; encoded by the coding sequence ATGAGTACATGGCATCTGGTTGACCCCGAGCTTCGCCCCGCCCTGCAATCCTGGACACCTTCCACGCTGAACGCCGACGCACTTCCCGCCATCCGCGAGCAGCGCCAGCAAGCCGCGCTGCAGGCCATGCATCTGGATGATGGGCTTTCACTGATGATGCACGAAAAGCACATTGCGGGTGCCAGCGGTGAACCCGCCGTGCGCGTAGTCGTGATCGCCCCAACGACACGTCGCGCCAACCGGATGGGAATTTTGCATCTGCACGGCGGCGGTCATCTGTTTGGCAGCCCCGAACAATCTTTGTCGCTCACCCGCCCGACAGCCGCGCGCCATGACTGCGTCGTGGTCTCTGTCGATTACCGCTTGTCGCCGGAAACCCGCTTTCCCGGTTCGCTTAATGACGGCTATGCCGCGCTGGTGTGGATGGCGGAAAACGCGGCGCAATTAGGCATTGATGTCAACAATATCGGCCTGATGGGCGACAGCGCAGGCGCAGGTGTGGCTGCCGCGCTGGCGCTGCTGGCGCGCGATCGCGGTGGGCCGCAACTGGCGTTTCAGAACCTGATGTTCCCGATGCTCGATGATCGTACGGTGGTGGAGGCGGAACGAAACCCGGTAACAGGCGAATTTATCTGGACGCGGGAAAACAATGCGTTTGGCTGGCGTGCGCTGCTTGGGTGTGAACCCGGAAGCGTTGACGTATCGGCGTATGCCGCTCCGGCGCGCGCCGATGACCTGGCAGGGCTACCGCCGACATGGATTGGCGTTGGTACGCTGGATCTGTTTCTTGATGAAGATATGGTGTACGCGCAGCGGTTAATACGTGCGGGAGTCGAGGTGGAGCTGAATGTCTGGCCGGGGGCGTATCACGGTTTTAATTCCGACCCGCAGGCGAGCATCGCACAGCGGGCCAGAGAGACGCGCCAGAACTGGCTGGCGCGTTTTAACCGCTAA
- the dinG gene encoding ATP-dependent DNA helicase DinG — translation MALTAALKAQIAAWYKALQQQIPDFIPRAPQRQMIADVAKTLAGDEGRHLAIEAPTGVGKTLSYLIPGIAIAREEQKTLVVSTANVALQDQIFSKDLPLLRKIIPDLRFTAAFGRGRYVCPRNLAALASSEPNQQDLLAFLDDELTPGNQEEQKRCAALKADLDSYKWDGLRDHTDKAISDDLWRRLSTDKASCLNRNCHYYRECPFFVARREIQEAEVVVANHALVMAAMESEAVLPEPKNLLLVLDEGHHLPDVARDALEMTAEITAPWYQLQLDLFTKLVATCLEQFRPKTLPPLATPERLNAHCEELYALIASLNNILNLYLPAGQEAEYRFAMGELPNEVMEICQRLAKLTEMLRGLAELFLNDLSEKTGSHDIVRLHRVILQMNRALGMFESQSKLWRLASMAQASGAPVTKWVTREARDGQLHLLFHCVGIRVSDQLEKLLWRSVPHIVVTSATLRSLNSFNRLQEMSGLKEKAGDRFVTLDSPFNHVEQGKIVIPQMRYEPLMENEEQHIAEMATWFREQVESKAHPGMLVLFASQRAMQLFLTYVADLRLLLLVQGDQPRYRLVELHRKRIDNGERSVLVGLQSFAEGLDLKGDYLTQVHIHKIAFPPIDSPVVITEGEWLKSLNRYPFEVQSLPSASFNLIQQVGRLIRSHSCRGEVVIYDKRLLTKNYGKRLLDALPVFPISQPAMPDVIVKKPVKKAEQKRRKRR, via the coding sequence ATGGCCCTTACCGCCGCGCTAAAAGCGCAGATTGCCGCCTGGTATAAGGCGTTGCAACAACAGATCCCGGACTTTATTCCCCGCGCGCCGCAGCGGCAGATGATTGCTGACGTGGCGAAAACGCTGGCGGGGGATGAAGGGCGTCATCTGGCGATCGAAGCGCCAACCGGCGTGGGGAAAACGCTCTCTTATTTAATTCCGGGCATCGCCATCGCGCGTGAAGAGCAAAAAACGCTGGTAGTCAGCACCGCGAACGTGGCGTTGCAGGATCAGATCTTCAGTAAAGATCTGCCGCTGCTGCGCAAAATTATCCCGGATTTACGCTTTACCGCCGCGTTTGGCCGCGGGCGCTATGTCTGTCCACGCAACCTGGCGGCGCTGGCAAGCAGCGAGCCGAACCAGCAGGATCTACTGGCATTTCTGGACGATGAACTGACGCCGGGTAACCAGGAGGAGCAGAAACGTTGCGCGGCGCTGAAAGCGGATCTCGACAGCTACAAGTGGGACGGCCTGCGCGATCACACCGACAAGGCGATTAGCGATGATTTGTGGCGACGGCTCAGCACCGATAAAGCCAGTTGCCTGAACCGTAATTGCCACTACTACCGCGAATGTCCCTTTTTTGTCGCGCGCCGCGAAATCCAGGAAGCGGAAGTGGTGGTCGCCAACCATGCGCTGGTGATGGCGGCAATGGAGAGCGAGGCGGTGCTGCCGGAGCCCAAAAACCTGCTGCTGGTGCTGGATGAAGGCCACCATTTGCCGGATGTGGCACGTGATGCCCTGGAAATGACGGCGGAAATCACCGCCCCCTGGTATCAGCTTCAGCTCGATCTGTTCACCAAACTGGTGGCGACCTGCCTTGAGCAATTTCGCCCGAAAACGCTGCCGCCGCTGGCGACACCGGAGCGGCTCAACGCCCATTGCGAGGAGCTTTACGCGCTTATCGCGTCGCTTAACAACATTCTCAACCTTTATCTTCCGGCGGGTCAGGAAGCGGAATATCGCTTCGCGATGGGTGAGCTGCCCAATGAAGTGATGGAGATTTGCCAGCGGCTGGCAAAACTGACGGAGATGCTGCGCGGACTGGCTGAACTGTTCCTGAATGATTTAAGCGAGAAGACGGGTAGCCACGACATCGTGCGTTTGCATCGGGTTATTTTGCAGATGAACCGCGCGCTGGGCATGTTCGAAAGCCAGAGCAAACTCTGGCGGCTGGCTTCAATGGCGCAGGCGTCCGGCGCGCCGGTGACCAAATGGGTCACCCGTGAGGCGCGTGACGGGCAGTTGCATCTGCTGTTCCACTGCGTGGGGATTCGCGTGAGCGATCAACTGGAAAAGCTGCTCTGGCGCAGCGTTCCGCACATCGTGGTGACCTCGGCGACGCTACGTTCGCTGAACAGTTTTAATCGTCTGCAAGAGATGAGCGGTTTAAAAGAGAAAGCCGGGGATCGCTTTGTCACGCTTGATTCGCCGTTCAACCATGTTGAGCAGGGAAAAATTGTTATTCCGCAGATGCGCTACGAGCCGCTGATGGAAAACGAAGAGCAGCACATTGCGGAAATGGCGACCTGGTTTCGCGAACAGGTTGAGAGTAAAGCGCATCCCGGGATGCTGGTGCTGTTCGCCAGCCAGCGCGCGATGCAGCTGTTTTTAACTTATGTCGCGGACTTGCGTTTATTGCTGCTGGTGCAGGGCGATCAGCCGCGCTATCGGTTGGTGGAACTGCACCGCAAACGTATTGATAACGGCGAGCGCAGCGTGCTGGTGGGGTTGCAGTCATTCGCCGAAGGGTTAGATCTCAAAGGTGATTACCTGACGCAGGTTCACATCCATAAAATCGCTTTTCCACCTATCGACAGTCCGGTGGTGATCACCGAAGGCGAGTGGCTGAAAAGCCTGAACCGCTATCCTTTTGAAGTGCAGAGCCTGCCCAGCGCGTCGTTTAACCTTATCCAGCAAGTAGGAAGGCTTATTCGTAGCCACAGTTGCCGTGGCGAAGTGGTGATTTACGATAAACGGCTGCTGACCAAAAACTACGGTAAACGGCTGCTCGACGCGCTACCTGTGTTTCCTATTTCACAACCGGCAATGCCGGACGTTATAGTGAAGAAACCTGTGAAAAAAGCAGAACAGAAGCGTCGCAAGCGCCGTTAA